Proteins from one Dromiciops gliroides isolate mDroGli1 chromosome 6, mDroGli1.pri, whole genome shotgun sequence genomic window:
- the LOC122732897 gene encoding olfactory receptor 5I1 yields the protein MLDGNYTLVTEFILLGFPTRPELQVVLFLVFLFMYSMILMGNIGLMMLIRVDPRLQTPMYFFLSNLSFVDLCYSSVIVPKMLVNFLSENKSISYYGCALQFYFFCTFADTESFILAAMAYDRYVAICNPLLYTVVMSRGICVWLIVLSYIGGNLSSLVHTSFAFILTYCDKNIINHFFCDLPPLLKLSCTDTSINELLLSTYGSSVEVICFIIIIISYFFILLSVLKIRSSSGRKKTFSTCASHLTSVAIYQGTLLFIYSRPSYLYSPNTDKVISVFYTIVIPVLNPLIYSLRNKDVKDAARKVLCTKVSSS from the coding sequence ATGCTTGATGGAAATTACACATTGGTAACAGAATTTATTCTACTGGGATTTCCCACAAGGCCAGAACTGCAAGTTGTCCTATTCCTGGTGTTTTTATTCATGTACAGCATGATTCTAATGGGAAACATTGGCTTGATGATGTTAATTAGGGTGGATCCTCGTCTCCAGACCCCAATGTATTTTTTCCTTAGCAACCTGTCCTTTGTAGATCTCTGTTATTCCTCAGTCATTGTCCCCAAAATGCTAGTCAATTTCCTTTCAGAAAATAAGTCTATCTCCTATTATGGTTGTGCACTccagttttactttttttgtacTTTTGCTGACACAGAGTCCTTCATTTTGGCTGCAATGGCTTATGATCGTTATGTAGCCATCTGTAACCCACTGTTATATACTGTTGTGATGTCTCGTGGCATTTGTGTGTGGTTGATTGTCTTGTCTTATATTGGTGGCAACTTGAGCTCCTTGGTGCACACATCCTTTGCTTTCATACTGACATATTGTGACAAAAACATAATCAATCACTTTTTCTGTGACCTCCCCCCACTACTCAAACTTTCTTGCACTGATACTTCCATCAATGAACTCTTACTCTCCACTTATGGAAGCTCCGTGGAGGTCATctgtttcatcatcatcattatctcttatttttttattctcctcTCTGTCCTGAAGATTCGCTCTTCcagtgggaggaagaaaactttcTCCACATGTGCCTCTCACCTGACCTCTGTGGCCATCTACCAGGGAACACTACTCTTTATTTACTCCCGACCCAGTTATCTCTATTCACCCAATACAGACAAAGTAATCTCAGTGTTCTATACCATTGTCATCCCTGTACTGAATCCATTGATCTACAGCCTGAGGAACAAGGATGTGAAAGATGCAGCCAGGAAAGTTCTATGTACAAAGGTATCATcatcatga
- the LOC122731644 gene encoding olfactory receptor 10AG1-like, producing the protein METPSKIIDENLTVMMEFILLGFSDLPSLEGFLFVLFLIIYMSILIGNGLIIFITKIDPTLQTPMYFFIGNFSFLEICYTSVTIPRLLTSLWSQKRNISFLACAVQLTSFLIMGATECFLLAVMAYDRYVAICKPLYYPVIMNHNTCIKLVVGSWISGIPLQIGQTYQIFSLPLCGSNKLNHIFCDIPPLLKLACGDTSVNEFSVYADVLILAMIPFILILWTYSKIISTILKMSSATGRSKAFSTCSSHLIVVGLFFGSAIITYLRPKSIHSAEVDKVLSLFYTIVTPMFNPMIYSLRNKDVIVAMKKLLPK; encoded by the coding sequence AAATCTTACAGTCATGATGGAATTCATTCTCTTGGGATTTTCTGATCTTCCTAGCCttgagggttttctttttgtaCTATTCTTGATCATCTACATGAGTATCCTTATAGGCAATGGCCTAATTATTTTTATCACAAAGATTGATCCCACCCTCCAAACACCCATGTATTTTTTCATTGGAAACTTTTCCTTCTTGGAAATCTGTTACACATCAGTAACTATACCAAGACTGCTTACAagcctttggagtcagaaaagaaatatttctttccttgcttGTGCTGTACAACTCACTTCCTTTCTTATTATGGGAGCTACTGAATGTTTCCTACTAGCAGTAATGGCCTATGATCGTTATGTAGCTATCTGTAAGCCACTCTACTATCCTGTCATCATGAATCACAATACATGTATCAAGCTGGTTGTTGGCTCCTGGATCAGTGGGATTCCACTCCAGATAGGACAGACATACCAAATTTTCTCCTTGCCTTTATGTGGTTCTAACAAACTTAATCACATATTCTGTGACATCCCACCATTACTGAAATTAGCATGTGGTGACACTTCTGTGAATGAGTTCTCTGTCTATGCTGATGTTCTGATCTTAGCCATGATTCCCTTTATATTGATACTATGGACATATAGCAAAATCATCAGCACAattctaaagatgtcatcagcCACTGGAAGATCCAAAGCATTCTCTACTTGCTCCTCTCACCTCATTGTTGTAGGCTTATTCTTTGGGTCAGCTATCATTACATATTTGCGACCCAAGTCCATTCATTCAGCAGAAGTAGAcaaagttctctctcttttctacacTATTGTGACTCCTATGTTTAACCCCATGATATACAGTCTGAGAAACAAAGATGTCATTGTTGCAATGAAGAAATTGTTACCTAAGTAA
- the LOC122730492 gene encoding LOW QUALITY PROTEIN: olfactory receptor-like protein OLF1 (The sequence of the model RefSeq protein was modified relative to this genomic sequence to represent the inferred CDS: inserted 1 base in 1 codon), with protein sequence MLDGNYTLVTEFILLGFPTRPELQVVLFLVFLFMYSMILMGNIGLMMLIRVDPRLQTPMYFFLSNLSFVDLCYSSVIVPKMLVNFLSENKSISYYSCALQFYLACTFADTESFILAAMAYDHYVAICNPLLYTVVMSRGICVWLIVLSYIGGNLSSLVHTSFAFILTYXDKNIINHFFCDLPPLLKLSCTDTSINELLLSTYGSSVEVICFIIIIIISYFFILLSVLKIRSSSGRKKTFSTCASHLTSVAIYQGTLLFIYSRPSYLYSPNTDKVISLFYTIVIPVLNPLIYSLRNKDVKDAARKVLSTKVLSS encoded by the exons ATGCTTGATGGAAATTACACATTGGTAACAGAATTTATTCTACTGGGATTTCCCACAAGGCCAGAACTGCAAGTTGTCCTATTCCTGGTGTTTCTATTCATGTACAGCATGATTCTAATGGGAAATATTGGCTTGATGATGTTAATTAGGGTGGATCCTCGTCTCCAGACCCCAATGTATTTTTTCCTTAGCAACCTGTCCTTTGTAGATCTCTGTTATTCCTCAGTCATTGTCCCCAAAATGCTAGTTAATTTCCTTTCAGAAAATAAGTCTATCTCCTATTATAGTTGTGCACTCCAGTTTTACTTAGCTTGTACTTTTGCTGACACAGAGTCCTTCATTTTGGCTGCAATGGCTTATGATCATTATGTAGCCATCTGTAACCCACTGTTATATACTGTTGTGATGTCTCGTGGCATTTGTGTGTGGTTGATTGTCTTGTCTTATATTGGTGGCAACTTGAGCTCCTTGGTGCACACATCCTTTGCTTTCATACTGacat ttgacaaaaacataATCAATCACTTTTTCTGTGACCTCCCCCCACTACTCAAACTTTCTTGCACTGATACTTCCATCAATGAACTCTTACTCTCCACTTATGGAAGCTCCGTGGAGGTCATctgtttcatcatcatcatcatcatctcttatttttttattctcctcTCTGTCCTGAAGATTCGCTCTTCcagtgggaggaagaaaactttcTCCACATGTGCCTCTCACCTGACCTCTGTGGCCATCTACCAGGGAACACTACTCTTTATTTACTCCCGACCCAGTTATCTCTATTCACCCAATACAGACAAAGTAATCTCTTTGTTCTATACCATTGTCATCCCTGTACTGAATCCATTGATCTACAGCCTGAGGAACAAGGATGTGAAAGATGCAGCCAGGAAAGTTCTAAGTACAAAGGTATTATCATCCtga